The genomic stretch AAACTCGCGTCTAAGCATCATTTCTCGTGGCCTTTTCTCAACTGTCTTCAGTCATTGAATTcataaatcacaaaatttaaagaaaatatcgAAAGACAAATATTTGATGCTGGAATTCAAAGACTAGCACCATTCGAAGAAAATAGTGCGCAAGAGGTGGACAAACCAAAGTTAGTTTAATAAACTTAAACAGCAAACACAATGTGAATTTTCTGGAGACCACAAATTCATTTTTGCACAAACCTTGATCAGATTAAGTATGATTATTGGGTTTCCATATCTCCTTGCAAGATCTTCAAAATGCAATCTGGTTGCTTCATAAGTAGGATCATATCTTTGTACTTGTATCAGAAAACAGACAAGCAAGCTCATTCCAATCATAACATGACTCCAACTTAAATTTTCTAGCAACAACCAGGTAGATGAATTTAGTTGCTCTTACAGATTATATCTGGCTTTGGGCTGAATCTTGAAGCTTCTTGTGACCAGAAAAGAGGAATTGAGCCCCTCATTTGAACAACAGAGCTCATTTTTCCTTTGCATGAGCCAGCTTCTTCATCAAGCACAATTTGTTCAGTTTCAACATCATTTGCCACTCTTCCATGATCATTAACTCCCCTTTTCAAGTATCTGCAGCATGAGTGTAGCATGAATTTTCACTGGTAAGACTTACAGATACTGAAGTTACTCATGAAAGATCACAGAAGTGCCAACTCGCACATCAACAGGAAAATCTAGTTATTCAGCTTTCCTACTTGAGAACAATAGAGGTGTGATGGTT from Capsicum annuum cultivar UCD-10X-F1 unplaced genomic scaffold, UCD10Xv1.1 ctg58018, whole genome shotgun sequence encodes the following:
- the LOC124893355 gene encoding phosphatidylinositol-3-phosphatase SAC1-like, with the translated sequence MLHSCCRYLKRGVNDHGRVANDVETEQIVLDEEAGSCKGKMSSVVQMRGSIPLFWSQEASRFSPKPDIILQRYDPTYEATRLHFEDLARRYGNPIIILNLIKLRKGHEK